The Candidatus Woesearchaeota archaeon DNA segment TTTTGTTTAGGATGATGTTTGGTCTTGGATTACACTGAAATGTTGTGGAGAGACGATAAAATGGCTACCAGAACAAATTACGATGCATCAAGGCGGGATTTTCTAAAAGCAATGGCCGTGCTTGGCAGCGGAGCCATAGCTTCAGGCTGCAGCGCCGTTGACCTTACAAGAATGGTGCAGGGCGCAAATGCAATTGGTGCCGGCAGGGTTGACTTCAGAAAGGCAAAGGCCGATTCAACTCCTGCAATAAGGCAACTATTTATTGATGATGTTTTGGCAGGGTATTACACAATCGGCACCAAGCCAAAAAGTGTCGCAAGCGTAAGATACTCTGAACTTTCTGACCGGGGTGAAACCCGTGTTAATGCCTATGACTTGCCAGATCTTTCATTCATCAAGGTAGTTGGAGAAAAAGCAGGGGAGCTTGGAACAGGAATAAAGTCGCGATTGTATGTCACGCCAAATGCATTTGGCCAGCTTGTGCAAAATGAAAATGATTTTTTTGGCCATTTAAAATATGCGTACAATCTGGCTGAGCAACTGTACAGCAATCTCGATGGAATTGAATGGGGCGAAGTCATTAAAACTTTGGGCACAGACAACAGATATACTCTGAATAACCTGCGCGGCCTGGCCGCGGCGGTGGCACAGTACAGGGATGCAAGCAATACTGCCTGGAGCAAAACCAACGAGCATATTGTTGACTTTAATTACCTCAGCCGTTACTTTGGATTAATTTCCGATAATGGAGTTTCACAAACCGGCAAGGAGGATTTTGCGAGGAAATATTTTAATCCGTATTTCTTTGAAAGATTTGATGAGCTGGAACAGAGCGGTGTTGCCTACAAGCTGATTAAGAAGGAGGGAGTGTACCATATTGAAAAGAACGGCAATGCAGTGCCCCTGCCGGCATCCGTACAGGGGTTAGTGAAGAAATCGTAAAATCCTCTGCTAAACCATTTTTACAATTTGGTTCAATCTTTCTATCCTTTTATTGCCCGCAGTTTTCAAGCCGATGAAATAAATCCCTGCTGCCCTGGCTGCTATCTTGTCAGTATGCTTGTCACCGATGTAAATTACCTGGCTGGCCTTAAGATTGAGCCGCTTTAAAGCAAGAAGCAGCATGTCAGGCGCAGGCTTGATTTTTTTCACATCATACCTGAATACCATTGTTTTGAAATATTTGGGCAAGCCAAATTTCTGCACAGTTGGAAATGAAAGATTCCGGGGGGTGTTGGTCACGGTTGCAAGGGTCAAACCTTTTTTCTTCAATCCCTTTAAGGTTGGGATTGTGTCAGAAAAAATGCTCACCTTATTGATGTGCTTCATGTAGTTTTTGTGTATGTATTCCCTAATCTTTCCCATGGCTTCCTTTTTTGCCTTGCCTGACAAACTCCTGGTTAAGTGCCTGGAGAACTCGCCAGCATGAGTCAAAAAAGTGCTTTTTTTCTGCGGCTGCATGTTCAGCTCTTTCAGGATTCCCTGAAACAGCACCCACCACAATCCATCCTCAGAATCAATTAGGGTTCCATCTATATCCAAAATAATTGCCTTTATTTGTTTTGGGATTCTCATTTTGCAGCATCTTTGAGCTTTTGCCGGATGGTATCGCCATCAACGGCAAGGAAGTTGGCGTTCCCCCAAATGTAGGTCGCCATAATGCCATCCATAGCATCTGGATTAAAGGTTAGAAAATAAACATGGGGCTTGCTGAAATCGGTTTCGTCAAAATTATGTATGTTGGGATAAGTTTCTGTATTATACCTCTGCCTAACCCTGTGAAGAAACGCCTCTGCCTTTCTCTGTCCCCCTACCCTTGATATGAATAATGGGTCTTCAAGCAAAGTATCCAAAAATTGGTCTTCCGACCGGCTTTGGCTGATTTGCGATGCATCAAGCACAATTGCATGGCCTCTCGGCAAATTGGCAATGCCGCGCCTGTAATCTGAAAAAGAATAAACTTCAATATCCCTTCCATCCGGCAGTTTACCCTTGAGCAAATCCCTAATTTCGCCAAATCCGGCCTGTGATTTTATTTGATCAATGTCTGTCAATTCAGCGCCCACTCCCTGAAGGCCGGGCATGGAGGAATAATCCCCTGGCTGTGCAGTCCGCACATCGATTTTTGAAGGCGTGTTTATGAAGCCGCCACCGTGAAGGACAATCACAACATTGTTGCCTGCTCCAGACACTCCGGCAATCTCTTCGGTATTGGATGTATGGAAACCATCCCATATCTTACTGTCAAACCTGGAGTTTATGCTGCTGTTAATCAACTCCGGCATGGTTGCAATAATCCCATCAGGACCGGAAAAATCCCTTGCGACCAGGAGCGCATGGGGCACGGAGTCCCCATAAAACGCATTTGCCTGGAGCCTGGAAACCACGCCCCTGCCCGGAAGCGAAACATTGTACAATTCTATTGTCATCTGCCTTGCCTTTTCATCTTAAGTATCCTTTCTCCTTCAGATTATTCGTGACCCTTGCGAGGATGCCTCCCTTATGCTGCTCAAACTCCTTCCCTGTCATCTGCTCATAGACTTCAATGTACCTTCTGGCTGCCTCTATCCTGACTTCATCCGGCAGCTTTGGTGGCTCGCCATCGCCCATATAGTTCCGCTCTGAGATGAGCCACTGCCTTACGTATTCCTTGTCAAGCTGCTTCTGCTCCATTCCATCCTCGAATAATTGCTTGTAGCTGTCAAGGTACCAGAACCTTGAGGAATCAGGTGTGTGGATTTCATCAATCAGCACCAATTTGCCGTCAAGCAGTCCGAATTCGTATTTTGTGTCGACAAGGATCAGGTTGTTTCGCTGCAAAAGCTCTGTTCCATGCTCATACAGCTTTAATGAAACTTCCTCAATCTGTTTCCAAATCCCAGGAGAAACAAGCTTTTGCGCAACAATTTCCTTTGGTGTTATCGGCATGTCATGCTCGCCGTGCTCTGCCTTGGTGGAAGGCGTAAGAATAGGCTGGTCAAAAGGCTGCTGGTGTATCATGCCCTCAGGAAACTTGATTCCGTACATGTCCCTTTTGCCGGATTTATAATCGCGCCAAAGGCTTCCCGTAATATAGCCTCGAACAATAACCTCAACTGGCAGAGGCTCGCATTCCAGCCCGACCATGACATTTGGGTCTGGGACATCAATGGCATGGCTTTTTACAATGTGCTTGGTGTGCTCAAACCAATGAGCAGCAATTTGGTTGAGAACCTGGCCTTTAAACGGGACTTTCCCAACAATGTGGTCAAAGCATGATATCCTGTCAGTAACAACTATCAGCCTTTTCCTGCCGGGCAGGGAATAATTATCCCTTACCTTGCCCTGGTATTTGTTTGGCAGCCCAAAGTCTGTTTTGTCGAGAGTATTATTGAGCTCATCCCTGATCTGTTTTGTTGTCAGCATTTCTTCACCTCATACTGCTGGCCCAAGCCTATTTAATGAATTTTTTAACGTACTCAACCAACTTATCATGCAAAATCCCATTGGAAAGTATGAACAAGGTATTTTCCGGCATGCCAAGGGTTAATGGAGCGCCATCAATAGTGGTTGCCTTGCCGCCGGCCTCTTCAATTATCATTGAAATTGGCACGACATCATGCGGTGGAACCAAGTTGGCAATGTTTGCTTCCATTTTGCCCGTTGCCATGGACATGCCCGTCATGCCTATGCTGCCTGTCCTGGTTGTTTTCTGAAAATGCCAGAATGCATGGCTGCTGAGCTCCAGCAATTCACCTGCATGAAAATCCGTCCGGGCAATCCCAATTGCGCACCTTGCATCCTCCAATGCGCTGATTTTGGACACATGCTGCCTCTTATCACCCAGAAAAGCCCCTTTTCCCTTTTCTGCCCAAAGCATTTGCCTGGTCATAGGCTGGTAATTGACCACGAAAACAGGCACGTTTCCCCTGGCAATTGTGATTATTGTTGTGATGTTCGGGAAGCCGAATGTAAAATTTACTGTGCCGTCAAGCGGGTCAATAAGCCAGTGGAATCCCCTGTCATCATAATCTTCTGTCCTTCCCAGCTCTTCCCCTGAAATGTGGGCGCCTGGAAA contains these protein-coding regions:
- a CDS encoding twin-arginine translocation signal domain-containing protein, with product MATRTNYDASRRDFLKAMAVLGSGAIASGCSAVDLTRMVQGANAIGAGRVDFRKAKADSTPAIRQLFIDDVLAGYYTIGTKPKSVASVRYSELSDRGETRVNAYDLPDLSFIKVVGEKAGELGTGIKSRLYVTPNAFGQLVQNENDFFGHLKYAYNLAEQLYSNLDGIEWGEVIKTLGTDNRYTLNNLRGLAAAVAQYRDASNTAWSKTNEHIVDFNYLSRYFGLISDNGVSQTGKEDFARKYFNPYFFERFDELEQSGVAYKLIKKEGVYHIEKNGNAVPLPASVQGLVKKS
- a CDS encoding HAD family hydrolase, with protein sequence MRIPKQIKAIILDIDGTLIDSEDGLWWVLFQGILKELNMQPQKKSTFLTHAGEFSRHLTRSLSGKAKKEAMGKIREYIHKNYMKHINKVSIFSDTIPTLKGLKKKGLTLATVTNTPRNLSFPTVQKFGLPKYFKTMVFRYDVKKIKPAPDMLLLALKRLNLKASQVIYIGDKHTDKIAARAAGIYFIGLKTAGNKRIERLNQIVKMV
- a CDS encoding phosphoribosylaminoimidazolesuccinocarboxamide synthase; protein product: MLTTKQIRDELNNTLDKTDFGLPNKYQGKVRDNYSLPGRKRLIVVTDRISCFDHIVGKVPFKGQVLNQIAAHWFEHTKHIVKSHAIDVPDPNVMVGLECEPLPVEVIVRGYITGSLWRDYKSGKRDMYGIKFPEGMIHQQPFDQPILTPSTKAEHGEHDMPITPKEIVAQKLVSPGIWKQIEEVSLKLYEHGTELLQRNNLILVDTKYEFGLLDGKLVLIDEIHTPDSSRFWYLDSYKQLFEDGMEQKQLDKEYVRQWLISERNYMGDGEPPKLPDEVRIEAARRYIEVYEQMTGKEFEQHKGGILARVTNNLKEKGYLR
- a CDS encoding inositol monophosphatase; translation: MQESYNPKEFEEMKKVAFDAAIEAGKIIEKYFHANIEKTQKTRGDYVTQADKDVEKRVREMIRAKFPGAHISGEELGRTEDYDDRGFHWLIDPLDGTVNFTFGFPNITTIITIARGNVPVFVVNYQPMTRQMLWAEKGKGAFLGDKRQHVSKISALEDARCAIGIARTDFHAGELLELSSHAFWHFQKTTRTGSIGMTGMSMATGKMEANIANLVPPHDVVPISMIIEEAGGKATTIDGAPLTLGMPENTLFILSNGILHDKLVEYVKKFIK